The genomic DNA CACGTCCATGAGGCAGTCGAATCGGCCGGCTCTGGTTGAAAAAGTACTCAATGCCGCGATTCCCATGCATGGACGCATGATCCATGGCAGGGACCATGGGAAACTCTGGGAAGCAGCACAGGCATATGATGTCCATGGTCGCGTGAGTCATTGCCCAATAGCCCAATATATATCACAGCATGGATGCTAATACAAAGATAGGCAATCAATGCAGTGGACAGATCGACTTTGAACAATGCTCTGTTGGATGAACTGGAGCGGACGCCAAATGTGaacctcttcttcaaccacaAGCTCACTGGTGCGGACTTCCATGCAAACAAAGCATGGTTCGAACGCCGTCTACCAGGGGAAGCTCCACTTCCCAATTCATCCAACAGAGCTCCGGAAATTGAAGTATCATTTGATCTCCTCATCGGAGCTGATGGCGCTCACTCAGCAACACGCTACCACATGATGAAATTCTCCCGGGTGAACTACGAACAAGAATACATCGACACACTCTGGTGCGAGTTCCGCATCCCACCCACAGAGGATGGAAATTTTCGCATCTCCCCAGGGCATCTACACATCTGGCCAGGCACGGAATTTATGTTCATCGCCATACCTTCGTCTGACAAGTCATTCACCTGCACCCTCTTCGCCCCCGCACAGCATTACATCCACCTCCAAAACTCTCCAGAAACCCTCGTCGACTTCTTCGACGCCCACTTCCCAGGCGTCTCAGACCTGATCACCCCAGACGCCCTGGCAGAGCAATTTACCACAAACCCACACCTTCCCCTCATTAGCATCAAATGCAACCCGCACCACTTCAACTCCTCCGCCGTCATCCTCGGTGACGCCGCCCACGCCGTCCTTCCCTTCTACGGCCAGGGCCTCAacgccggtctcgaagacGTCCGCGTCCTCTTTGAAATCCTCGACTCACACGGCGTCTACACCTCCCCCTCCACAGAATCCTGTACCCTCGCCCGCCACACAGCCCTGCAAGCCTACACCACCCACCGCGGCCCCGACACCCACGCCATCAACGACCTCTCCAAAACAAACTATCTTGAGATGCGCTGGGGCGTGAAGACCCCGCTCTACAAGATCCGCAAGTCCTTCGAAGAAACCCTCGACCGCTACTTCCCGAGTCTGGGTTGGAAGACGCAGTACGCGCGCGTGAGTTTCAGCACGCAGCGGTACTCGGAGGTCATTCGTGCGACGCGCTGGCAAGGACAGTTGCTTGGGCTTGCGTTCGGggttgttggtgtttggGGCACTGTTATGGCTGCTATAGCGATGTGGAAGAGTCCCGGGCCTAAGCTTCAGGTGCTTGTGAGGGGATTGAGTCATCTTTGGGTGAGGCTTTCGAGGAATGCGGCCAAGTATGCGTGATCACGCTGTTCGTATGTTATGTATTCAACTTACGGAATAAATAAAAGTGTGTTTTATGCAGACAAATAACTCCCAATTCCTCTTGATTGAAACGATATGTCTATACCATAATTCTATCGATCTATGTTTCTTCTCATAGAATTAGAAATCCCCCGGATATTTAAGAATTGGCCGGATGGTGTAGTTGGTTATCACGTATCGTTAACAGTTCAAACAACTGGTTCCGATAAGGTCCTGGGATCGAGCCCCAGTCTGGTCATATCTTTTTGCGTCGATTGtgacttttttttctcactCCGGTGGTGCCGTGGTGTGGGTGCGTGTGGGTCGAGTCGGGCCAGTGCCAGTGGATTGGGCCGGATGGAAGTCGGTGGATTGTCGGGTGTAGATTGGATTGTGGATGGCCATATCATTTAGCGAAAGCGAAAGCGTAACAATCAAGAACAAAGCCAGTGTCCTCCGGACTCAACAAGTGTGAAGTGAGCGAGTAGTGCTACATTCAGACAATGCCTCGGCAAATAAGGATATAGATCACCGGTGACCTCCAAAGAgaagacaggacaagacaAGACATATCGGATTTAGACAGAGACACGTAACAGTCGTaagtttttttcttttttccagCCGGCTGGACATTTTGACAACAGGAGACAGCATGGTGGCACAGTTAATGCAATAGTAGTAGAAGTATGCCCGGCAAACCACAAACCAAAGATGCATGTAGCCTTCCTCCCAGCCTCAACTCTCAGAATGCAAAAGGAACAGAACCGAACCCACACACTAATCAATCAATCTCAGCCAACCACATAGAGGAGCAGGAAGAATATCCAGAACAAATACAtcagcaacatcaacaaTAGGAAAGACATCAAGAAAAGCAAGCGAAAGCGCAAATCCATGGTCATTTCATcatatcatcatcgtcatgaGACAAAAAACGCTGAATGGAAAATTCAAGCCGGTAACAATTTAAGAGACTCGTTTCTTATGCTGTCGTTTATCATAGCCGTGTGCCGGAGAAAGTCCAGAATAAACCTAGAATGGAGCCTGAGAAATGGGCATTGTAAAAATCCGAAGGAAACTGCTTGGCCTCAGCATTCTGTAAAGTTGGAGGGAACAATTCCTTCCTGGCAACTGGATAGTTGAAATAGGGCAATCCATGGTGATCCAAAGACGGACAGACTGGCTGGGCATCATTTTTCCATGGAAACGGGGTCATCAATATAATGCCATGGGCGGATAATCAAAATTGTCCTATGGGTCCGGTGTAATCCAACAATGGCCAAACGGGAATAGGCGGCGATATCCAGGACGAAAAAATAAACAtggaaaacaaaaagaaaatcgtTCAAGGCGCAAACTTCACACGGCGACTCTTTCGTTGATGAATAAGTCTCTCTGTATCAATATACAGACTGTCCATGAACTCCATAGCACAGCAATCCTTGAGGATCTTTGCGACCTGAGTCCCCGCGGAGATAAGCTGGAGCACATTGCGATCATCCTTGATGGGCCGGGACTGGTGCTTGGCAGCATGTCTCATTTCCAGGGAATTCTCCAGGACTGTAACTAATTGCTTGATCTGGCCGTTGTACAACAACCGGGCTGGTATCCGGCGCTTGGTGGCCAGTCTCTTCAGAAGGTACACCCATTCGGTCCATTCTCGGTCAGTAGCGCAGTTGACTGTTCTCTTGTCTGCTTCCACTGGAACTGGGAACTGGTACTTGGCAATGAAATCATATGCACATTTCGACAGTCGGTCATTGACCGAATTCAGGATATGGTCCTGCTCCGAAACATCAAGGTTAGTGGGGAGGTGTGGCAGCTCCCGTGCCTGGGCCGCTATCTCATGGCCAGGAGGAGGCTTCAGATATTGATGTGGGCCATCGAATTCATCCCGGTTGGAAGGTCGTCTTTGCGAGCGATGGCGGGTAGAGCTTTTGGACTTCTCGATGGCACTGCGGGTGCTAGCTTCAGCAAAGATTTCCGCATCGTCCAACCGTTTACCAAAGTCGTAGTCCTGGCTCAGGGCTGTCGGAGGCAGACGAGCCGGGTGATCGAATTCACGATATACAGGCGCCGGCGCCGGCGCCGGGTCTGACTTGATGCTTTCGAATGGAAAGTCAGGACCCGGGAAAGGCTCGTATTTGCCCGAGGACACGGGGATGTGGTAGTCAAAGTCTGACCACGACTGCTTGAGCGGCTTTGCTGCAGCAACCTGGTCAATGGAATCAAAAGGCGAAGGAAATGCTCTTCGTGTGCTGGAGAGTTAAGAAAAGAACCTCAGTATATAGTCTCCAGTTGGGAACGGGCCGCGAAATGGAAAGGGTAAGACGATGCGGTAAAGGGGTACCTTGGTTGAAAGATCCACGGGTTCTCGGGTGAGGTTCCGTAGTTCTGGGTTTGTTGAGACATGGTACTGGTACTGTCATAGGTGAGCTTCTCTCAAATGCATTCGAGACAAACAAGAACAGGGGTAGGCAAAGGAGAGTGCAAATATGCAATTGAGCTGACCTGTGACGAGACCACGATTCGGGATCACTGCTGA from Aspergillus chevalieri M1 DNA, chromosome 1, nearly complete sequence includes the following:
- the bna4 gene encoding kynurenine 3-monooxygenase (COG:C;~EggNog:ENOG410PFFH;~InterPro:IPR027545,IPR036188,IPR002938;~PFAM:PF01494;~TransMembrane:1 (n13-28c33/34o458-479i);~go_function: GO:0004502 - kynurenine 3-monooxygenase activity [Evidence IEA];~go_function: GO:0071949 - FAD binding [Evidence IEA];~go_process: GO:0006569 - tryptophan catabolic process [Evidence IEA];~go_process: GO:0019805 - quinolinate biosynthetic process [Evidence IEA]) — its product is MVVTMAEKSKQKVVIVGAGPVGSLAALYAAARGDEVEIYELRGDLRNPATVPLNFTKSINLALSERGITSMRQSNRPALVEKVLNAAIPMHGRMIHGRDHGKLWEAAQAYDVHGRAINAVDRSTLNNALLDELERTPNVNLFFNHKLTGADFHANKAWFERRLPGEAPLPNSSNRAPEIEVSFDLLIGADGAHSATRYHMMKFSRVNYEQEYIDTLWCEFRIPPTEDGNFRISPGHLHIWPGTEFMFIAIPSSDKSFTCTLFAPAQHYIHLQNSPETLVDFFDAHFPGVSDLITPDALAEQFTTNPHLPLISIKCNPHHFNSSAVILGDAAHAVLPFYGQGLNAGLEDVRVLFEILDSHGVYTSPSTESCTLARHTALQAYTTHRGPDTHAINDLSKTNYLEMRWGVKTPLYKIRKSFEETLDRYFPSLGWKTQYARVSFSTQRYSEVIRATRWQGQLLGLAFGVVGVWGTVMAAIAMWKSPGPKLQVLVRGLSHLWVRLSRNAAKYA
- a CDS encoding uncharacterized protein (COG:S;~EggNog:ENOG410PKAG) encodes the protein MHRLPSPPLMANFSPFSSAASNTGSRAHSISSDPESWSRHSTSTMSQQTQNYGTSPENPWIFQPSTRRAFPSPFDSIDQVAAAKPLKQSWSDFDYHIPVSSGKYEPFPGPDFPFESIKSDPAPAPAPVYREFDHPARLPPTALSQDYDFGKRLDDAEIFAEASTRSAIEKSKSSTRHRSQRRPSNRDEFDGPHQYLKPPPGHEIAAQARELPHLPTNLDVSEQDHILNSVNDRLSKCAYDFIAKYQFPVPVEADKRTVNCATDREWTEWVYLLKRLATKRRIPARLLYNGQIKQLVTVLENSLEMRHAAKHQSRPIKDDRNVLQLISAGTQVAKILKDCCAMEFMDSLYIDTERLIHQRKSRRVKFAP